Proteins encoded within one genomic window of Cucumis sativus cultivar 9930 chromosome 3, Cucumber_9930_V3, whole genome shotgun sequence:
- the LOC101211325 gene encoding putative leucine-rich repeat receptor-like serine/threonine-protein kinase At2g24130 — translation MKQEEECKAVKDDVMREEGKLTGHFHSSIILQLDMVFFRAVFLLLFQYLVLNSGTPVIIGHHYPPHKSLLTDKAALLAFRKCIIHDPTSTLANWIEAVDVCNFTGVACDRHRHRVSKLSLVDVGLVGKIPPFLSNLTGLRILDIVNNNFFGEIPPELFSLRNLHRLRLDSNSLEGPIPTSLASLSKLTVISLMENKLNGTVPPSLFSNCTSLLNVDLSNNFLIGRIPEEIGNCPKLWNLNLYNNQFSGELPLSLTNTSLYNLDVEYNHLSGELPAVLVENLPALSFLHLSNNDMVSHDGNTNLEPFITSLRNCSSLEELELAGMGLGGWLPDSIGHLGVNFSVLSLQENQIFGSIPPSLAKLSKLAGLNLTSNLLNGTIPAEISRLSKLEQLFLSHNLFTSNIPEALGELPHIGLLDLSHNQLSGEIPESIGCLTQMIYLFLNNNLLTGTIPLALVKCTGLQKLDLSFNMLSGSIPREILGLQEIRIFINLSHNNFQGNLPIELSKLKNVQEMDLSSNNLTGTIFPQISSCIALRLINFSNNSLQGHLPDSLGELENLESFDISENQLSGPIPVSLGKLQSLTYLNLSSNNFQGMIPREGFFKSSTPLSFLNNPLLCGTIPGIQACPGKRNRFQSPVFLTIFILIICLSSFLTTICCGIACRRLKAIISARNSESSRRSKMPDFMHNFPRITSRQLSEATGGFDVQRLIGSGSYGQVYKGILPDGTTVAIKVLHTQSGNSTKSFNRECEVLKRIRHRNLIRIITACSLPDFKAIVLPYMANGSLDNHLYPHSPTSSTSGSSDLNLIERVNICSDIAEGMAYLHHHSPVRVIHCDLKPSNVLLKDDMTALVSDFGISRLMTPGIGSSATVENMGKSTANMLSGSIGYIAPEYGFGSTASMKGDVYSFGVLVLEMVTRKRPIDDMFVEGLSLHKWVKSHYYGRVEKVVDYSLQRALRDESPEMKKMWEVAIRELIELGLLCTQESPFTRPTMLDAADDLDRLKRYLNGGDTTTTFASSLGISSSTLDDDSNYSPQITIDRNM, via the exons ATGAAACAGGAAGAAGAATGTAAAGCAGTAAAGGATGATGTGATGAGAGAAGAAGGTAAACTTACAGGTCATTTCCACAGCAGTATTATTCTTCAGCTTGATATGGTTTTCTTCAGAGCTGTGTTCCTTCTCCTGTTTCAGTATCTGGTTTTGAATTCTGGGACTCCAGTTATTATAGGTCACCACTACCCTCCTCATAAGTCCTTGCTCACTGATAAAGCAGCCCTCCTTGCCTTCAGGAAGTGCATCATACATGACCCCACTTCCACTCTAGCTAACTGGATTGAGGCTGTTGATGTATGCAACTTCACTGGCGTTGCTTGTGACCGACACCGTCATCGGGTATCAAAGCTCAGTTTGGTTGATGTTGGACTTGTGGGAAAGATTCCACCCTTCCTCTCCAATCTCACGGGTCTTCGAATTCTAGATATtgttaacaataatttttttggggAAATTCCTCCTGAACTCTTCTCTCTTCGAAATCTTCACCGCCTTCGGCTTGATAGCAACAGTTTGGAAGGTCCTATACCAACTTCCCTTGCTAGTTTGTCCAAGCTTACTGTAATAAGTCTTATGGAGAACAAGCTAAATGGTACAGTTCCACCTTCTCTGTTTTCTAATTGCACGTCCTTGCTTAATGTAGACCTGTCCAACAACTTCCTGATAGGAAGAATTCCAGAAGAAATTGGAAATTGCCCAAAGCTGTGGAATCTCAATCTGTACAACAACCAGTTCAGTGGAGAACTTCCTCTATCTTTAACAAACACTTCGCTTTATAACTTGGATGTTGAATACAATCATCTTTCTGGCGAACTACCTGCAGTGCTTGTAGAAAACCTTCCTGCACTTAGCTTCCTTCATTTATCGAATAATGATATGGTAAGCCACGATGGAAACACCAATCTTGAACCATTCATTACTTCTCTTAGAAACTGCAGTAGTTTAGAGGAGCTTGAATTGGCTGGGATGGGGCTTGGAGGGTGGCTACCCGATTCTATTGGTCATCTGGGTGTCAATTTTTCTGTTCTGTCTTTGCAGGAAAACCAGATATTTGGATCAATTCCTCCAAGTTTAGCCAAGCTTTCGAAACTTGCAGGGCTGAATTTGACATCAAATCTACTTAACGGAACAATTCCGGCAGAGATAAGCAGGTTGTCAAAATTGGAACAACTTTTCTTATCACACAACCTCTTCACTTCTAACATTCCAGAAGCATTAGGCGAGTTGCCACATATCGGATTGTTGGATCTATCTCATAACCAACTTTCAGGAGAAATCCCAGAAAGTATTGGATGTTTGACCCAGATGATCTATTTGTTTCTCAACAACAACCTCTTGACTGGAACAATACCTTTAGCGTTGGTGAAGTGCACAGGTCTACAAAAGCTAGACTTATCTTTCAACATGTTATCAGGAAGCATTCCTCGAGAGATATTAGGCTTGCAAGAGATAAGAATTTTTATCAACCTTTCTCATAACAATTTTCAAGGTAACTTGCCCATTGAGCTTAGCAAGCTGAAAAATGTTCAAGAGATGGACCTTTCATCCAATAACCTCACTGGAACCATCTTCCCTCAGATATCAAGTTGCATTGCGCTGAGGTTgataaatttttcaaataattcccTCCAAGGTCATCTTCCAGATTCCCTGGGTGAACTTGAGAACCTTGAATCCTTTGACATTTCAGAAAACCAATTGTCAGGTCCGATTCCAGTCAGTCTGGGTAAGCTCCAATCTCTCACTTACCTGAATCTTTCATCCAATAACTTTCAAGGAATGATTCCAAGAGAGGGGTTTTTCAAATCATCCACACCTCTGTCATTTTTGAACAATCCACTCCTTTGCGGGACAATTCCTGGAATACAAGCCTGTCCGGGCAAGAGAAATCGATTTCAATCACCTGTATTCTTGactatattcattttaatcataTGCCTATCATCTTTCTTAACAACAATATGCTGTGGGATTGCTTGTCGACGTCTAAAAGCAATTATTTCAGCACGAAACAGTGAGTCGTCAAGAAGATCAAAGATGCCAGATTTTATGCACAATTTTCCAAGAATAACAAGCAGGCAACTATCAGAAGCCACTGGTGGTTTTGATGTACAGAGACTAATTGGTTCAGGCAGTTATGGACAAGTCTATAAAGGCATTCTTCCAGATGGAACCACAGTAGCTATTAAGGTTTTGCATACACAATCTGGAAATTCCACAAAGAGTTTTAACAGAGAATGCGAAGTTTTGAAGCGAATTCGCCACAGAAACCttataagaataataacaGCTTGTAGTCTTCCAGATTTTAAAGCTATAGTTCTACCATATATGGCAAATGGAAGCTTGGACAACCATCTATATCCACATTCACCTACCAGCTCGACTTCGGGTTCTTCAGATTTAAACCTTATTGAGAGGGTGAATATATGCAGTGATATAGCTGAAGGAATGGCATACCTGCATCATCATTCTCCAGTCAGAGTCATACACTGTGATTTAAAGCCAAGCAATGTACTTCTGAAAGATGATATGACAGCCCTTGTCTCTGACTTTGGGATCTCAAGGTTAATGACCCCTGGAATTGGAAGCAGTGCAACTGTTGAAAACATGGGAAAGTCAACAGCAAACATGTTATCTGGATCAATTGGATATATTGCACCAG AATACGGATTTGGTTCTACAGCCTCCATGAAAGGAGACGTTTACAGCTTCGGCGTGCTAGTTCTAGAGATGGTAACAAGAAAAAGACCCATAGACGACATGTTTGTTGAAGGGCTAAGTTTACATAAGTGGGTGAAGAGTCATTACTACGGCAGAGTAGAAAAAGTAGTGGATTATTCTCTACAGAGAGCTTTGAGAGATGAATCAcctgaaatgaagaaaatgtgGGAAGTGGCAATCCGAGAGCTAATCGAATTGGGTTTGCTCTGCACTCAAGAATCTCCATTCACAAGACCCACAATGCTGGATGCTGCTGATGACTTGGATCGATTGAAGAGATACCTTAATGGTGGCGACACCACAACAACGTTTGCTTCGTCACTTGGAATTTCATCCTCCACTCTTGACGATGACTCCAATTACTCCCCACAAATTACCATTGACAGAAACATGTAA